The Phalacrocorax carbo chromosome 11, bPhaCar2.1, whole genome shotgun sequence genome includes a region encoding these proteins:
- the LOC135315421 gene encoding diacylglycerol kinase delta-like isoform X3, producing the protein MAEKLVPGDLFLRKTRESVSSLDSDKLAPISPEAGGEESSDSEGEQEDSSHKLIRKVSTSGQMRSKKSVKEGLLLKQTSSFQRWKRRYFKLRGRTLYYAKDAKSLIFDEVDLSDASVAETSTKNINNSFTVITPFRKLILCAENRKEMEDWISALKSVQKWEVHEATQFNMEHFSGMHNWYACSHARPTFCNVCREALPGVTSHGLSCEVCKFKAHKRCAVRATNNCKWTTLASIGTEIIEDEDGVAMPHQWLEGNLPVSARCAVCDRTCGSVRRLQDWRCLWCKAIVHSACKELFGKRCPLGQYKVSIIPPTALNSIDSDGFWKATCPSTCSSPLLAFVNSKSGDNQGVKFLRKFKQFLNPAQVFDLMNGGPHLGLRLFQKFSTFRILVCGGDGSVGWVLSEIDALGLHKQCQLGVLPLGTGNDLARVLGWGSLCDDDTQLLQILEKLERATTKMLDRWSVLTYEAPKQSPPSLKEEEENGDSNIQAQISHYADSVAFHLAKILESDKHSVVISSAKFLCGTVNDFVAEVGRAYKRATENKQEAEMMARKCAMLNEKLDSLVRELNEEAQAVVVPEGMAQATSADTKDQEKGGSFNPSPMPRIFKSKEQLMLRANSLKKALRQIIEQAEKAVDEQNKQTQAYQGSTGPSKKDSSEELNKEEERLSSRRETVTSASSSVILDRPDTFGSLQFPEDPSAIHFSEKCVMNNYFGIGLDAKISLEFNNKRDEHPKKCSSRTKNMMWYGVLGTKELLQRTYKNLEQRVQLECDGVPISLPSLQGIAVLNIPSYAGGINFWGGTKEDNNFGAPSFDDKKLEVVAVFGSIQMAVSRVINLQHHRIAQCRMVKITIRGDEGVPVQVDGEAWIQPPGIIKIQHKNRAQMLTRDRAFENTLKSWEDKQKGESYRAAARPRLSSQQSMEYLTEEESSLLQHVSRVAETLIARIHEAAKAHKAVEQELAHAVNTSSLALGEALSSKATGTSEFLSRNAAVEVVLSIKELYAETRAFLEGKVLDSPQEEEALHGPLSMLGQELQRLLDIHWLGPIAHPAEEESTSSANKGSFKLRLNIPKPRKDKDKVQKQKTNSVLPGPGDHQSGPHEENPPGH; encoded by the exons AAGAGCGTGAAGGAGGGGCTGTTGCTGAAGCAGACAAGCTCCTTCCAGAGGTGGAAGAGGCGATACTTCAAGCTGCGGGGGAGGACGCTCTATTATGCTAAGGATGCCAAG TCCCTGATCTTTGATGAGGTGGACCTGTCCGATGCCAGTGTGGCCGAGACCAGCACCAAGAACATCAACAACAGTTTCACG GTGATCACGCCATTCCGGAAGCTCATCCTGTGTGCAGAGAACCGGAAGGAGATGGAGGACTGGATCAGTGCCCTAAAATCTGTCCAGAAGTGGGAGGTCCATGAG GCCACACAGTTCAACATGGAGCACTTCTCGGGCATGCACAACTGGTACGCCTGCTCCCATGCCCGCCCCACCTTCTGCAACGTGTGCCGCGAAGCCCTCCCGGGGGTTACCTCCCATGGCCTTTCCTGCGAAG TCTGCAAGTTCAAGGCACACAAGCGCTGTGCTGTCAGAGCCACCAACAATTGCAAGTGGACAACTCTGGCCTCCATCGGGACCGAAATCAtcgaggatgaggatggg GTGGCCATGCCCCACCAGTGGCTGGAGGGGAACCTGCCTGTTAGTGCGCGCTGTGCTGTCTGTGACCGGACCTGTGGCAGCGTCCGAAGGCTGCAGGACTGGCGATGTCTCTGGTGCAAGGCCATC gtTCACAGTGCCTGCAAGGAGCTCTTTGGCAAGAGGTGCCCCCTGGGCCAGTACAAAGTGTCCATCATCCCGCCAACTGCCTTGAACAGCATTGATTCGGATG GTTTCTGGAAGGCCACCTGCCCCTCgacctgctccagccctctccTGGCCTTTGTCAACTCCAAGAGTGGGGACAACCAGGGGGTCAAGTTTCTGCGCAAGTTCAAGCAGTTCCTCAACCCAGCCCAGGTCTTCGACCTCATGAATGGGGGCCCACACCTGGG GCTGCGCCTCTTCCAGAAGTTCTCCACCTTCCGGATCCTGGTGTGTGGTGGGGATGGCAGTGTGGGCTGGGTGCTCTCTGAGATCGATGCCCTTGGTCTCCACAAGCAA TGCCAGCTGGGTGTCCTGCCTCTGGGGACTGGCAATGACCTAGCGCGGGTGTTGGGCTGGGGCAGCCTGTGCGATGATGacacccagctgctgcagatcctggagaagctggaaagGGCCACCACCAAGATGCTGGACCG GTGGAGTGTGCTGACCTACGAGGCCCCCAAGCAGTCTCCCCCATccctgaaggaggaggaggagaatgggGACTCTAACATCCAG GCCCAGATCTCCCACTATGCTGACTCTGTTGCCTTCCACCTGGCCAAGATCCTGGAGTCGGACAAGCACTCGGTGGTGATCTCATCTGCAAA GTTCCTCTGTGGCACCGTTAATGACTTTGTGGCTGAAGTTGGTCGGGCTTACAAGAGGGCAACAGAGAACAAGCAGGAAGCCGAGATGATGGCGCGGAAG TGTGCCATGCTGAATGAGAAACTGGACTCACTGGTGCGGGAGCTGAATGAGGAGGCTCAGGCCGTTGTGGTCCCTGAGGGAATGGCACAGGCCACCTCTGCCGACACTAAGGACCAGGAGAAAGGTGGCAGCTTCAACCCCAGCCCCATGCCTCGCATCTTCAAATCCAAGGAGCAGCTCATGCTGCGGGCGAACAGCCTGAAGAAAGCCCTGCGGCAAATCATTGAGCAGGCAGAGAAAG CTGTGGATGAGCAGAACAAGCAAACCCAAGCCTACCAGGGCAGCACAGGCCCCAGCAAGAAGGACAGCTCAGAAGAGCTCaacaaggaggaggagaggctcA GCTCCCGGCGGGAGACAGTGACCTCTGCATCTTCCTCTGTCATCCTGGACCGGCCAGACACCTTCGGCAGCTTGCAGTTCCCTGAAGATCCCAGTGCCAT CCACTTCTCGGAGAAATGCGTCATGAATAACTACTTTGGCATTGGCCTGGATGCGAAGATCTCCCTGGAGTTCAACAACAAACGGGATGAACACCCCAAGAAGTGCAG CAGCCGCACCAAGAACATGATGTGGTATGGGGTGCTGGGCACGAAGGAGCTCCTGCAGCGTACCTACAAGAACTTAGAGCAGCGGGTGCAGCTGGAG TGTGATGGGGTCCCCATCTCGCTgcccagcctgcagggcattgCTGTCCTCAACATCCCCAGCTACGCCGGGGGCATCAACTTCTGGGGAGGCACCAAGGAGGACAAT AACTTTGGGGCTCCATCCTTTGATGACAAGAAGCTGGAGGTGGTGGCTGTCTTTGGCAGCATCCAGATGGCTGTGTCACGGGTCATCAACCTCCAGCACCATCGCATTGCGCAG TGCCGGATGGTGAAGATCACCATCCGGGGAGACGAGGGTGTCCCTGTGCAGGTAGATGGAGAAGCCTGGATCCAGCCACCCGGCATCATCAAGATCCAGCACAAAAACCGAGCCCAAATGCTGACAAGGGACCGG GCATTTGAAAACACCCTCAAGTCCTGGGAGGACAAGCAGAAGGGGGAGAGCTACCGAGCAGCTGCCCGGCCGCGGCTCAGCTCCCAGCAGTCCATGGAGTACCTGACggaggaggagagcagcctCTTGCAGCACGTCTCGCGGGTTGCAGAGACCCTCATCGCCAG GATCCACGAGGCAGCCAAGGCTCACAAAGCTgtggagcaggagctggcacATGCTGTCAACACCAGCTCCCTGGCGCTGGGTGAAGCCCTCTCCAGCAAAGCCACTGGCACCTCAGAG TTTCTCAGCAGGAACGCAGCTGTGGAGGTGGTGCTGAGCATCAAGGAGCTGTATGCTGAGACCAGAGCATTTCTGGAAGGGAAGGTG CTGGACTCgccacaggaggaggaagcactGCATGGCCCCCTGAGTATGCTgggccaggagctgcagaggctgctAGACATCCACTGGCTGGGGCCCATTGCCCACCCTGCTGAGGAG GAAAGCACCAGCAGTGCCAACAAGGGCAGCTTTAAGCTTCGCCTCAATATCCCCAAGCCCAGGAAGGACAAGGACAAGGTGCAAAAGCAGAAGACCAACAGTGTGCTCCCAG GACCTGGGGATCACCAAAGTGGGCCACATGAAGAGAATCCTCCAGGCCATTAA